Part of the Limihaloglobus sulfuriphilus genome is shown below.
GCCCTTCAAATGCGTCAACCACCAGCAGAACGCCGTCGGCCATCTTCATGACACGCTCGACCTCGCCGCCGAAATCCGCGTGGCCGGGGGTGTCGATAACGTTTATCTTGTATTCGCTGCCGTCCTGGTCGGTGTAGTCGATCGCGCAGTTTTTGCTCAGGATCGTTATCCCCCGCTCACGCTCAATCGGGTTTGAGTCCATTATAAGATTATGCTGGCCGCCGGCGAGCTTGTCCAGCTCGGCATCACGAAACATGCCGCTCTGGTAAAGGAGCTGGTCGAGAAGCGACGTCTTGCCGTGGTCAACGTGCGCTATTATCGCGACATTGCGAATATACTTTGTGTTCATTGGTTTCCTGTTAAAAATTAGTCTAAAGATAAAAAGAGCCGGTATTATGCAGAATTATAAGCGTTTGTACAGCTTGAGACCATTATTTAGTAAAGATAAATTCACCCAGCGGGAAATTTTCCAAATCCATTTAAATTGCAAAACATGTAAAAAATTGCACTATGTATTGTTCTGAACAGCTAAAAACATTATTCAGCTCAAGTTATCTAACATTTGCAATATTTTCAATTTTTTCTATAGCTTCTGCTATATGATAAAGATACAATTTGTCGCCTGTCATAGTGGTACCGCTTCTTTAAGCACATTTTCTTTAATTAAACTGTATAATGCGTTCTCGTTGACAACATCAACCTCGACACCAAGAAGCTCCTTTACGTCATTCATGAAACCAATCCTGTCAAGCAGGGAGCCGTCCGGCTGTAAAGTGACCAGTAAATCAATATCGCTGTCATCAGAAGCCTCATTTCTGGCATACGAGCCAAAAACGCGAATGTTATCTATCTTATGAACCTTGGCAGACTTGTATATCTGATCTCGTTTTTCTTTTATTTTTTCAAGCGATGCCATGATAACCTCAAGACAAAACCCAACGGGTGTTTAAAACTTAATTTTTTATTATCTTACCACAAAACCGCGGCTAAATCCAGTTTTTTGGATTAAATCTCGGCAGTAAACGCATTTCGAAGCCAAGTATTAAAGAGCCGAATGTTGGCCAATACGTAGAGACGTATTGCATACGTCTCTCTCAACGCTCTAAAATTCTTTCCTGCAAATAGTTAGAAGGCATACGCAAGCCGTTTCGCCGAGGTTTTCCGTATGAATTGTTTACCCTATTCTGTTGTCACAGATCGAGAGACGCATGCAATGCGTCTCTACGGGGGGCTTTACAATAATAAATGTTGCAGAACCGGCAGTATGTTTTCAGTATTTAGCCTGAATCTGTTTGTACTGCCGCAAATTCGGGTGATATTTGGCTTGAAAAACGAATTATTTAGGGTAAATTATCGCATACGGATATTTGTTTAGATTTCGGAGATTCACTAATGAGCAAAATCAAAGAAGCCCCTATATCGGAAAAAATCGTAGATTCAGCCAGGGGCGTTCATGATAAGATAATAAAATCCCAGAAGCCGACCATGAGTGCTCCCGTCCGGTCACTCTCGAATGTAAAGTACCACCAGGAAAAAGGTTACTTCGAGATGAAGGGCAAGAGCAAACTGCGTACCCTGACCGTGAGCACGGTTAAGAGTTTCGCCCAGACACTCAAAATGATGGCTCTTTCTAAGGAGCTGATCGACGAGAACAACATGGCGACCAAAAGGGAGGCGTACTATATATCGAAGAACTGGGGCAAGGCCGGCTTTGCCGAGCAGCCCGAATCCGATACTATAATGGACGATATCGAGGCGATGTTCATGGTCAACCGTGAGCAGCTGCGTTTCGCGCCGGAAGAAAAAGGCGGAGCGGTTGCCGGCAGGCTGATAGTTTTGGATAAAGACTTAGACGGCAGTGAGTTAAAGATTGACTGCACAAAATTCGGCTCGGGGGCGTATTCGATCCCCGTTGACGTTGAGGGTCTTGGCTTCAAGAGCAAAGCGAAGTTTATCCTGGCGATAGAAACCGCCGGCGCGTTTCAGCGTCTTCTAAAATGCGGATTCTGGGATACTTCAAACTGCATATTGATCAGCATGGGCGGCGTGCCGACACGCGCCTGCAGGCGTTTCATACGAAGGCTTGCCGATGAGCTGAAAATCCCGGTTTACGCCTTTGTCGATGGCGATCCGTACGGGTATTTCAACATCTACAGAACGCTGAAAGTCGGCTCCGGCAACGCGGCGCATATCAACAGGTTCTTCTGTGTTCCGCAGGCGAGCTTTCTCGGTGTAACTCCACAGGATATAATAGATTATGAGCTTCCAACGCACCCGCTCAAAGAGGTTGACATAAAACGCGCCAAGGATGCTCTGAAAAACGATCCGTTCGTAAAATACCACAAACCCTGGCAGGCGGCAATAAACCAGATGCTCAAGATGGGTGTGCGTGTTGAGCAGCAGGCGTTCGCAAAACACAGCCTCAGCTTTGTGGCTAACACCTACCTGCCCGAAAAAATCAATAATTCCAAGAAATTCCTGCCCTGACCGGAATTTTTATTCACAAAACCAGGTGCATAAGAAACCGGTAGAGACGCGATGGGTGCGTTTCTACCGGTTAAACTTATATATTATCAGTCTTTACATTCTTTGTCCGATGTGAGTTTTTCCAGCGTGGGCCGCAGGGTGTTTGTCCAGACGGTGTAGCCTTTTTCGTTAAGATGCAGGCGGTCGCCAAGAAACAGCTCATCATTAGGCTTGCCGGACTCATCAAGAAGACAGGTTGCAACATCTACATAATGGAAATTGTCAAACTTGCCGCAGTGAGCCTCTATAAGCGCGTTAGCGGCTTTCATCTGAGGCCAGACATTCCATCGTGAGCCGCTGGGCTTGATTGAGAGGTAAACCACCTGTGCATCGGGGGTGTATTTTTCGCAAAGGGCCTTGAATTCCTTGAAATCCGCGAAAACCTTCTCCGGGCTGTTGCCGGCAGTAATGTCGTTATCGCCGACGTAGAGACATATCACCTTTGGGTTGTAAGGAGCCGCGATACGGTCGAAGAAATAGTTCACCGCGGGTGTCTGGCTGCCGCCGAAACCGCGGTTTATAACCTTGAATTCGGGGAAAAAGCGGGCTGTCTGCCAGCCGCGTGCTGATGAGCTGCCCAGAAAGAGGACTGCATCGTCCGGCACGGAATTTTTCGCATCCCAATCCATAAACGCTTTGATATCCTTACCCCAGCGTTTCTCTTCTGCTTCATTGACCTCCCGCTCGCTCAGACCGTTTGAGACAAAAGCGGCCAGGAGTATTAAAAGTACACATTTTTTGATCATTTAATCACCTCGAAAAAAAGTTTATCAGATGTCAGCGGCGAAACCCCGGTTCTAAGCCGGTATTTACGCCTGTTTTATGTATCAAAAAAAGGTGTCAGACACCTTTAAATTTTTATATACCTTTAACTATTTGCAGGAAAAGATTTTAGAACGCATATAGATGTAAGCATTGCGTCTATACGGGGTATTGGCGGCATATTTTGGCAGGCCCTATCGGAGATGTTTGTCCGCAAAATCCATATATCGCTGCCAGTCGTATTCTGTCAGGTCATGTTTGCCGTCTCTGATGTGGTAGCCGAGATGCCCGTTCTGGATCGGGGTATTGAGCGGCGGCATCTGTTCGGCTCCGAGCCCCTTTAGCCCCATAAGCTCCCATGCCGGCGAGGCGTATTTTGCCGATAGAAACTCACCCCGCGGGTCAGCCCATAAGTCCTGGTCGGCACTGGCAATATATGCCGGACGTGGTGCGATTAGTGCTATAAGCATGTGCTGGTCAACCGGCAGCGAGCTTTCATTGCCGTTATATTGTTGGAAGTTTTCGCAAAACCAGTGCGGGAAACGCGTGTTAATCCTTTTGAGTGCTTCTCCGTAGCACCTTCGGCTCAGTGCCGCCCCGCCGCAGCCGGAATTGTTGGAGATTACCATGGCGAATCTTTCGTCGGTCGCTCCGGCCCAGAGAGACGTTTTGCCGAGACGCGAGTGGCCGAGCACGGCGATTTTTGTGTGGTCGATGTCGCTGTCAGTTTCAAAATAGTCCATCGCACGGCTAAGTCCCCACGCCCAGGCGGCGATTGTGCCCCAGGAGTCCGGATCTCTTTTGCCGTCGGCGGGGTTGTCAAAGAGCGGATGAACGCCGTTTTTAAAGCCATCGTGATAATCAGGGTCGATATCGCCGCAGTAAATGGTCGCAAAGCCGTAGCCGCGGGCAATGATTGACTCAACCGGATACCGCTGCGAACGTTTCCCCCGTGAGGCCTCGTTTGCTTCTTCACCGTTTGGAATCCAGCTTTCTGTGAGCCTGACAGCCGGGTCATCGCAGACTGTGTGGTTGCCGCGGAAGTTCAGCAGCAAGAACAGCGGCACAGGTTTTTCGGCTTTAGCGGGCAGATAGATTAGAACATCCATCCCGGGCCCGTCATCGTTTTGTGTGAAACTTACGCGCACCTGTTTGCGCAGGGCGGTAGAATTCAGTGCGGTGCTGCTCTTTTCAAACACATTGAATTTCAAGGCGTGCGGGCGTTTGGGTGATTTGCCGAAGACATGGGTTTCAAAAAGCTCCAGTATCTCGCCGCGGCGTTTTGTCTTCCATATTTGGGCGGTCATTTTTTCTTTGCCCCGGGTATCGAACAGCTCGGGCAGTTCATAATCGGGCACATCGGATTCCCGGTATATTACGCCGTCCTTGCGGGCAAGCAGCTTTTGAACCAGTGTCGCATCTGCCTGCCAGGTGTTCGGGGGTGCGGGTTCGGCGTCATCTCCGCGGACAGTAAGTATTGATGCGGCAATTAGTAACAACAGAGAAAGTGTATTGAATGTTATCTTCATTTGTTCAATCCAGCCAGGTTTTTATTTGTTATATGGTTATCCGGCGAGTCAACATGCGGCCTGCCCTGCAAAATTTGCAATCCTATAGCCGCTAATATTATACGACAAACAGGCTTCATGTCAATATAACAGGCTTCATGTCAATATAATCAGTTACAGGTTGAACGCATCGGGGTGTTTTGGTAAGAGTTCAAACTTTAGTTGTATCAAAAAAAGGGGTCAGACACCTTTGAATTAATATTCCTTTTAAATATCTGCGGGAAAAGATTTTATAACGATGAGAGACGTATGCAATACGTCTCTACCGGGTTGGAGCAAAATCTTGAATTTGCTCTGCCAAGGCTTCCATCAAAAATTTACACATAATATAATATTGTTTCTATTAAAAATTGCGCTTGACAATCCGGCGGGTGAGTATTATAATTTCACAGGATCATTCGGGAAAAATGATCCGGAAAGTTTAACAGGGAAATAAACGGAAAAGACCATGGAAGCGGGCTTTTTTTATACACTGCTTTGAGTTGCGTTTTTGATTTGAATCACAAGCCGCTTTCGAGGGTCATTTTCAAAAGTAAAATTGGGAAATCTGCTCCGCCGCGGGATGAATATCCAGGGAAAACGCGCCGGCAGTTCTGCTAAAAACGCAGAAAGGGAAAAAAATGAGAGAAAAAAAGAGATTTTTTTACGCAGCTCTAATCGTAAGTCTTTTATTCACAACATTTTCAAACGCACGTTTTGATAACGGGAGATTGTACCATCATGAAGGTACTGTTGAATATGGTGTGGTTCCATATGGTATTCCCGTTACAGGATTAGCAGTAGGTGCTACATACACAGGAACTGATTTGGCTAGCCTTGAGGACGATATTGGCTATATTAGAATTGCATTTTTAAGTAGGCCTAGTTCCTTACGGATAATGTACTTTGAAAATGTTGACATAAACACTACCTACATACACGAATTTAAACAACAAGAGACAATATCGGATACCAGTACCATAAAGCTTAATACAGTTGGGGATGATTATACTAAGTGGACTGAGTTTGAATTATCAACCGAATTTGCTGTGAGCGAACAAGCCACTTCCATAACGATAATGTATGAATTGTATTTTGATGAGGGAGATTATTGGGTACAATGTATAGATACCGATATGACAATCACGCCAAGACCCGATAATAGAAACCCGGGTGGTGATGTGATGTATTATAATACGGGGGGGATAATACCAGGATGGACGACTCTTTATGAAGCTACTTCTCCTAATGATACGCATTCAGCTAACTGGTGTATCGAGGTGGTAGCCGTTCCCGAGCCGGCGACGGCAGTTATTCTGGTTTTTGGCGGGCTGTATTGCCTGCGTAAACGGTAAGTTTCGGTTATAAAAAATTCTAATTTAATCTTTATAACACTTGTTGCTTTTTTTCTAATTTTGAGTACAATAAGCGCAATATATTGTATTTGTATCTAAATGTACCTAAACAGAGGTGTTTATGAAGATTAAATTTAATCGTTCAGTACTCCAGGAAGCATTGGGGCTGATAGCGACAGTGGTGCCGCTGAAGACACCAAAACCGATTCTCCGCTGTTTTAAGATCACGGCGGAAAACGATGCGGTTTTAATAAGCGCGACCGACCTTGAGGTTGGTATAACCTGCAAGATAACCCATGCCCAGGTAGAGGAGCCCGGCAGCGCGGTTCTGCCCGCTGATAAGGCCAATTCCATTGTCCGTGAGAGCTCGGATGATGTACTGGTTTTCGAGGATTCCAGCGAGGATATGAGCATAAACATCGAAGGCCAGGACAGCCGCTACACTATCTACGGCCACGATATCGATCAGTTTCCTACCGTGCCCAATGACACCGGCGAGACGGCGTTTGATATGAAGCTGGGCGTTCTGCAGATAGCCATCGAGCAGACTGTGTTTGCCTCGGCCAAGCAGAGCACGCGGTATTCGCTCAACGGGATTCTCTGGGAGCTCGAGGATAAAGTGCTGACAATTGTCGGCTCTGACGGAAGGCGTCTGGCAAGGTATCAGACCAGGCTGGATAACGTGTATGAAGCTGCGGGCGAGGAGCAGGTACGGGTTATTGTGCCTACGAAAACTATGGGGCTGATAGACCGGATCGGCGCTGCCCCGGACGAGGTTGTCTCGGTCGGTTTCAGGAACAACCAGATCGTTCTCAGCTGCGGCGGCGTGGTGATCAGCTCGAACCTGGTCGAAGGGCGTTTCCCGCGTTACCAGGATATAATCCCCGACGACTGCGACAAGACGCTCACAGTTGATACAGATGTTCTTCTAAGTGCCGTACGCAGGGCGTCGCTGCTTGTAAGTGCCGATTCAAAAGGGATTAAGGTTACTTTAGACGATGGTATAATGATTATTTCCGGCCGCTCTCCCGAGACTGGAGATGCCCAGATCAACCTGCCGGTAGATTATACAGATGACCAGCTGGTCATCGGCTTTAACCCGCAGTACCTTATCGATGTTCTTCGGGTAGCGGATCAGGACCAGGTAACCCTGGAGTTTAAAACCTCCGACAGGCCCGGTGTGGTCAAGCTCGGATCGAAGTATATTTATATCATTATGCCGACAGATATTTAAACCCGCTGAGGTGTTGAGAGTCTCTGTTTAGGCGGCTTTTAATGAGTGACGATTTTGAAAAAGCCCAGAATCAGCTTAAATGGCTCAGGCAGCAGCAGAAACGCAGGCCGCCAGCCAGGAAGCTGGATAATATCCTCTCGGGATACATGAAGGGCGTAATAAGGCCGAAAAAACGCAAGGCCGCCCCGATAGTCGAGGCATGGGACGCGATTGTACCCCCCGGTCTCGGGGGGGTTGCGGTTGAGAGGGTTGATAAAGGCATACTGGTTATCAGGCTTGATGACGCGTCAATGCTTTATCAGATGGAAATGCTCAAGCATGAGCTGCTCGCGGAGCTGAGAGATCGCTGTAAGCGAATATACGTCAAAGACATACGGTTTATAATATAACAGCAGAAACGGCATAAAGCCATAATATAAATTATTTAAGAGTTTAGCAAATATATGAGTGACATAAATTATGATGCCAGCAACATCAAGATCCTTGAGGGTCTTGAAGCGGTCCGCAAACGCCCCGATATGTATATCGGCAACAGGGGCCTCGGCGGCCTTCACCATCTGGTATATGAGGTTCTGGATAATTCCATAGACGAAGCGCTTGCCGGCCGATGCAGTGAGATTATTGTCCGCATCAACGCCGACGGGAGCTGCTCTGTCGAGGATAACGGTATCGGCATACCCGTTGAGATGCACGAAGAAGCCGGTGTAAGTGCCTTGCAGGTTGTGCTTTGTACGCTTCATGCCGGCGGCAAGTTTGACAACAAAGCCTATAAGGTCTCCGGCGGCCTCCACGGCGTGGGCGTCAGTGTTGTAAACGCCCTCAGTGAGCACCTTGTGGCGGATATCAGCCGCGGCGGAAAGCACCACAGGTTCGAATGCCGCAAGGGTATCGCCCAGGGCAGCGTGCAGATTATTGGTGAAACCGCAAAGACTGGTACAAAGATAACATTCCTGCCCGACAGTGAGATTTTCGGTGATATCGAGTTTAGCGGCGACACACTGCGTAAGAGGATCCGCGAGCTGGCATACCTAAATGCCGGAGTAAGCCTGACATTTCGGGATGACCGCGTCCAGAAGGTTGAGCATTTTTGTTTCCAGAACGGGCTTCGTGAGTTTGTCGCCCACCTCAACGACGGCAAAGAGGCCCTGCACAGCGATATTATATATATTTCCAAAGAAGATAATGAACTGGGCCTCTCATGTGAAGTGGCTTTGCAGTACAACAACAGCTACAATGAAAACGTGATGGCGTTTGCCAACAACATACATAACATCGACGGCGGCACACACCTCTCCGGTTTCCGAACCGCCCTGACACGAACAATGAACGCCTACGGCAAGGCGCAGAACCTGTTCAAAAACAACGGTGTTACCAGCGGCGAGGACCTTCGTGAGGGCCTTACCGCGGTTATCTCAGTTAAGGTTCCCGATCCGCATTTTGAGGCGCAGACAAAGGTACGCCTCTCAAACCCCGAGGTCGGCAGTTTCGTGGAAACGGCTATCAATGAGCAGTTGGGAATGTATCTTGAGGAAAATCCCGCTATTGCTAAAAAGGTCTTGTCCAAAGCGATACAGGCAGCCGCCGCACGCGCTGCCGCACGAAAGGCACGTGAGCTGACTCGAAGGAAAGGCGCTCTGAGCAACGCCAACCTGCCCGGAAAGCTCTGGGACTGTTCCAGCAAAGACACTTCTTCAACAGAGCTGTTCATCGTAGAGGGTGACTCCGCGGGCGGCTCGGCAAAAGGCGGCAGAGACCGCACGATACAGGCCATATTGCCGATTAAAGGTAAAATACTTAACGTGGAGAAGGCACGTCTGGAAAAGATGCTCGGCCACGAAGAGATCCGAACCATTATTAGCGCCCTGGGAACGGGAATCGGCACGGATGAGTTTGAGCTGGAAAAATGCCGCTACGGCAAGCTGGTTCTGATGACCGACGCCGATATCGACGGGGCACACATACGCACGCTGCTTTTGACATTCTTTTTCCGCCAGATGCCGCGGCTTTTTGAGAACGGCATGGTATATATAGCCCAGCCGCCGCTCTACGAGATACGCGAAAAAGGAAGCCGAAAATCAGAATATATTGTCAATGAAGCGCAGATGCGCCATCGCATGACCAACAGGGGTCTTGCTGCGACAAAACTTATGGTTCGTGATGACCTGGAAAAACCCCAGGAATGCCGCGAAATTGTCGGCGAAGAGCTTGGGGCTCTGGTGCGTCTGCTTGGCGAGATTGAACGGATCGCCTCGATACTTGAGCGGCGGGGTATATATTTTGATGAGTTTGTAAAGGCAAACTACAAAAACGGCAAGCTGCCTTCGTATTTGATACGGGTTAACAGTAAACAGGAATTTTTCGAAAACGAGTCTGATTTTGAGGCTCGTCTGGCAGAGCTTGAGCAGCAGGCCAGGCAAGCTGAAGAAGTGGCCGTCGAGCAGGAGAATTCTGATCAGGCGCCGCCGCTGGTGTTCTCGGTTGAGGAGCTGCACGAAGTAGAGCGGCTCAACGG
Proteins encoded:
- a CDS encoding nucleotidyltransferase family protein; the protein is MASLEKIKEKRDQIYKSAKVHKIDNIRVFGSYARNEASDDSDIDLLVTLQPDGSLLDRIGFMNDVKELLGVEVDVVNENALYSLIKENVLKEAVPL
- a CDS encoding DNA topoisomerase IV subunit A, which gives rise to MSKIKEAPISEKIVDSARGVHDKIIKSQKPTMSAPVRSLSNVKYHQEKGYFEMKGKSKLRTLTVSTVKSFAQTLKMMALSKELIDENNMATKREAYYISKNWGKAGFAEQPESDTIMDDIEAMFMVNREQLRFAPEEKGGAVAGRLIVLDKDLDGSELKIDCTKFGSGAYSIPVDVEGLGFKSKAKFILAIETAGAFQRLLKCGFWDTSNCILISMGGVPTRACRRFIRRLADELKIPVYAFVDGDPYGYFNIYRTLKVGSGNAAHINRFFCVPQASFLGVTPQDIIDYELPTHPLKEVDIKRAKDALKNDPFVKYHKPWQAAINQMLKMGVRVEQQAFAKHSLSFVANTYLPEKINNSKKFLP
- a CDS encoding GDSL-type esterase/lipase family protein; translation: MIKKCVLLILLAAFVSNGLSEREVNEAEEKRWGKDIKAFMDWDAKNSVPDDAVLFLGSSSARGWQTARFFPEFKVINRGFGGSQTPAVNYFFDRIAAPYNPKVICLYVGDNDITAGNSPEKVFADFKEFKALCEKYTPDAQVVYLSIKPSGSRWNVWPQMKAANALIEAHCGKFDNFHYVDVATCLLDESGKPNDELFLGDRLHLNEKGYTVWTNTLRPTLEKLTSDKECKD
- the dnaN gene encoding DNA polymerase III subunit beta gives rise to the protein MKIKFNRSVLQEALGLIATVVPLKTPKPILRCFKITAENDAVLISATDLEVGITCKITHAQVEEPGSAVLPADKANSIVRESSDDVLVFEDSSEDMSINIEGQDSRYTIYGHDIDQFPTVPNDTGETAFDMKLGVLQIAIEQTVFASAKQSTRYSLNGILWELEDKVLTIVGSDGRRLARYQTRLDNVYEAAGEEQVRVIVPTKTMGLIDRIGAAPDEVVSVGFRNNQIVLSCGGVVISSNLVEGRFPRYQDIIPDDCDKTLTVDTDVLLSAVRRASLLVSADSKGIKVTLDDGIMIISGRSPETGDAQINLPVDYTDDQLVIGFNPQYLIDVLRVADQDQVTLEFKTSDRPGVVKLGSKYIYIIMPTDI
- a CDS encoding DciA family protein; its protein translation is MSDDFEKAQNQLKWLRQQQKRRPPARKLDNILSGYMKGVIRPKKRKAAPIVEAWDAIVPPGLGGVAVERVDKGILVIRLDDASMLYQMEMLKHELLAELRDRCKRIYVKDIRFII
- the gyrB gene encoding DNA topoisomerase (ATP-hydrolyzing) subunit B, encoding MSDINYDASNIKILEGLEAVRKRPDMYIGNRGLGGLHHLVYEVLDNSIDEALAGRCSEIIVRINADGSCSVEDNGIGIPVEMHEEAGVSALQVVLCTLHAGGKFDNKAYKVSGGLHGVGVSVVNALSEHLVADISRGGKHHRFECRKGIAQGSVQIIGETAKTGTKITFLPDSEIFGDIEFSGDTLRKRIRELAYLNAGVSLTFRDDRVQKVEHFCFQNGLREFVAHLNDGKEALHSDIIYISKEDNELGLSCEVALQYNNSYNENVMAFANNIHNIDGGTHLSGFRTALTRTMNAYGKAQNLFKNNGVTSGEDLREGLTAVISVKVPDPHFEAQTKVRLSNPEVGSFVETAINEQLGMYLEENPAIAKKVLSKAIQAAAARAAARKARELTRRKGALSNANLPGKLWDCSSKDTSSTELFIVEGDSAGGSAKGGRDRTIQAILPIKGKILNVEKARLEKMLGHEEIRTIISALGTGIGTDEFELEKCRYGKLVLMTDADIDGAHIRTLLLTFFFRQMPRLFENGMVYIAQPPLYEIREKGSRKSEYIVNEAQMRHRMTNRGLAATKLMVRDDLEKPQECREIVGEELGALVRLLGEIERIASILERRGIYFDEFVKANYKNGKLPSYLIRVNSKQEFFENESDFEARLAELEQQARQAEEVAVEQENSDQAPPLVFSVEELHEVERLNGIVEKLKQEHSLGPEDFMLEQERTIAGEILPTKFHVTSGNDSLEIVSLGEVAAGIRQLGAQSIEIKRFKGLGEMNADQLWDTTMDPANRTMLKVTLEDANEADRLFSILMGEDVEKRRNFIKDHALEVQNLDV